A region from the Algoriphagus machipongonensis genome encodes:
- a CDS encoding GMC oxidoreductase has protein sequence MANEAYDAIVVGSGISGGWAAKELTEKGLKVLLLERGPNVEHVTDYKTATLPPWEVPHRGRRTQEQLENHPNLRRDYVLNELNLDWWAHEDDSPYVEEKPFTWFRGYQVGGRSLLWGRQSYRWSDLDFEGNVKEGVAVDWPIRYKDIAPWYSYVEKFIGVSGKKEGLDVLPDGEFMPPMPMNCVEEDASKKIKEHYKGARTWTIGRPANITEPLPGRPGCQYRSKCSLGCPFGGYFSTQASTLPAAKATGNLTLRPWSIVRRLIYDKDTKKATGVEVVDGETNKTIEYDAKIVFLCASAFNSTAILMRTATDVWPGGLGSSSGELGHNVMDHHFRLGASGTMEGYEDKYYFGRRPTGLYIPRFRNVNGDKRDYLRGFGYQGGASRSGWSRDVAELNFGAPMKEALTKPGPWSMGITAFGEILPYHENTIKLSDTVKDKWGIESLVMNAEIKDNELKMRKDMMADAAEMLEVAGFKNVNEFDAGYTFGQGIHEMGTARMGRDPKTSVLNGNNQVWEAKNVFVTDGACMTSAAAVNPSLTYMALTARAAAFAVDELKKRNL, from the coding sequence ATGGCAAATGAAGCGTATGATGCAATCGTAGTCGGGTCGGGGATTAGTGGAGGATGGGCTGCGAAAGAGCTGACAGAAAAAGGACTTAAAGTGCTTTTATTAGAGCGAGGGCCGAATGTCGAGCACGTGACAGATTATAAAACGGCAACTCTTCCACCCTGGGAAGTGCCTCATAGAGGCAGGAGAACTCAGGAACAGTTAGAAAACCACCCAAATTTAAGAAGAGATTATGTTCTCAACGAATTGAATTTGGATTGGTGGGCACATGAAGATGATTCACCTTATGTAGAAGAAAAGCCATTTACTTGGTTTAGAGGATATCAAGTAGGAGGTCGTTCCTTACTTTGGGGAAGGCAATCGTATAGATGGTCCGATCTTGATTTTGAAGGCAATGTCAAAGAAGGAGTTGCTGTAGATTGGCCCATACGATACAAGGATATAGCACCTTGGTATTCTTATGTGGAGAAATTTATTGGTGTTTCGGGTAAAAAGGAAGGACTTGATGTATTGCCTGATGGTGAATTCATGCCTCCAATGCCGATGAACTGTGTGGAAGAAGATGCTTCTAAAAAGATTAAAGAACACTACAAAGGAGCAAGAACTTGGACTATTGGTAGACCTGCTAATATTACAGAGCCCCTTCCAGGGAGACCAGGTTGCCAATACCGAAGCAAATGTTCCTTAGGTTGTCCGTTTGGGGGGTATTTCAGTACGCAGGCTTCTACTCTTCCAGCAGCAAAAGCTACAGGTAATTTGACTTTAAGACCCTGGTCAATCGTAAGAAGATTGATCTATGATAAAGACACTAAAAAAGCAACAGGAGTCGAAGTTGTAGACGGGGAAACCAATAAGACCATCGAATATGATGCGAAAATTGTATTCTTATGTGCTTCTGCATTTAACTCCACAGCTATTTTAATGCGAACAGCAACGGACGTTTGGCCGGGAGGTTTGGGAAGTAGTTCAGGGGAACTTGGGCACAACGTAATGGATCACCATTTCCGTCTAGGTGCCAGCGGTACGATGGAAGGCTATGAAGATAAATATTACTTTGGAAGAAGGCCTACTGGACTTTACATTCCTCGATTCCGAAATGTCAACGGAGATAAACGTGACTATTTAAGAGGCTTTGGTTATCAAGGGGGCGCAAGCCGTAGCGGATGGAGCAGAGATGTGGCCGAGCTAAATTTCGGGGCACCAATGAAAGAAGCCTTAACTAAACCAGGGCCTTGGTCTATGGGGATTACCGCATTTGGTGAAATCCTTCCTTATCATGAAAACACGATCAAATTAAGTGATACTGTAAAAGATAAATGGGGAATTGAGTCATTGGTTATGAACGCAGAGATCAAAGATAATGAACTCAAAATGCGTAAAGACATGATGGCCGATGCCGCAGAAATGCTTGAGGTTGCAGGATTTAAAAATGTAAACGAGTTTGATGCTGGGTATACTTTTGGTCAAGGGATTCACGAAATGGGTACCGCCAGAATGGGTAGAGATCCTAAGACTTCGGTATTGAATGGTAACAACCAGGTTTGGGAAGCTAAAAATGTGTTTGTGACGGATGGGGCTTGTATGACATCTGCAGCTGCAGTAAACCCATCCTTGACTTATATGGCTTTGACAGCTAGAGCAGCTGCCTTTGCAGTAGATGAATTGAAGAAAAGAAATCTCTAA
- a CDS encoding hydroxypyruvate isomerase family protein, producing the protein MSFDSGRRSSFKKMIVGGATLGTLSSFDSKDNMPKALKGNVNHGVCHWCFRQYSLEDFCKEVKKIGIKGVDLIGPSGWETLKSHGLDSSMCNGAEISLTEGFGETKYHDQLVKNYTEMIPKVAEAGYKNLICFSGNRRGMDDETGLKNCQIGLEKIMPIAEKHGVMIQMELLNSKVNHKDYLCDKSAFGVELCKRLGSPNFKLLFDIYHMQIDEGDLIRNIKDYHEYFGHYHTAGNPGRNELGDDQEINYPAVMRAIVETGFDGYVSHEFIPKKEDKMASLAEGVQICDV; encoded by the coding sequence ATGTCATTTGACTCTGGAAGGCGTTCTTCCTTTAAAAAAATGATTGTTGGTGGTGCTACCTTAGGTACACTTTCCAGCTTTGATTCAAAAGATAATATGCCCAAAGCCTTAAAAGGAAATGTAAATCATGGGGTTTGCCATTGGTGCTTTCGCCAATATAGCCTCGAGGATTTTTGCAAAGAAGTTAAAAAAATAGGAATCAAAGGTGTGGACTTGATCGGACCAAGTGGCTGGGAAACCCTTAAAAGTCACGGACTTGATTCTTCCATGTGCAATGGGGCTGAAATAAGCTTAACTGAAGGCTTTGGTGAAACAAAATACCATGATCAGTTAGTTAAGAACTATACTGAGATGATTCCGAAAGTAGCTGAGGCAGGTTATAAAAATCTAATCTGTTTTTCTGGCAATAGAAGAGGAATGGATGATGAAACAGGTCTAAAAAATTGTCAAATCGGTTTGGAGAAAATTATGCCTATTGCTGAAAAGCATGGGGTGATGATTCAAATGGAACTACTTAATAGCAAAGTAAATCACAAAGATTACCTATGTGATAAATCAGCTTTTGGGGTTGAGCTTTGTAAGAGATTGGGTAGTCCAAACTTCAAATTGCTATTTGATATCTATCATATGCAGATAGATGAAGGAGACTTAATTAGAAATATCAAAGATTACCATGAATATTTCGGGCATTACCATACTGCAGGAAACCCTGGAAGAAACGAGTTGGGTGATGATCAAGAAATCAATTATCCAGCTGTGATGAGAGCCATTGTTGAGACTGGATTTGATGGGTATGTGTCCCATGAATTTATCCCGAAAAAAGAGGATAAGATGGCTTCTTTAGCAGAGGGTGTTCAGATCTGCGATGTTTAA
- a CDS encoding nucleoside permease, which produces MKFATKAQLSLMMFMEFFIWGAWFVTLGTFLGNNLQAKDQEISLAFSTQSFGAIIAPFIVGLIADRFFNAEKILGVIHLIGAALMYGLYQAEGFSSFFPFLLAYMILFMPTLALVNSISFNQMKNPEKEFSVVRVWGTIGWITAGFLISFLGWDSQSGLQEGLLKFTWVMAGTLSFALGLFSFFLPKTPPKAKSSGEFNIRESTGVEALSLLKDKNFAIFFLSSILICIPLAFYYQNTSPFLTEIGLENSTGKMALGQVSEVLFMLALPIFFSRFGVKKTLIVAMAAWAIRYALFAFGDVNEGAWMLLVGIGLHGICYDFFFVSGQIYTDSHAGEKYKSSAQGMITLATYGIGMLIGFWAAGIISNYYTDLTGHHIWKSIWLIPSGISVLVLLFFISLFKEEKKISPN; this is translated from the coding sequence ATGAAATTTGCTACCAAAGCACAGTTGTCCTTGATGATGTTTATGGAGTTTTTTATCTGGGGGGCTTGGTTTGTAACCTTAGGAACATTCCTCGGAAATAACCTGCAGGCAAAGGATCAGGAAATTTCTCTGGCATTTTCCACCCAATCATTTGGGGCGATCATAGCACCTTTTATAGTGGGGCTGATTGCCGATAGATTCTTCAATGCTGAAAAAATTCTAGGGGTCATCCATTTAATAGGAGCAGCTTTAATGTATGGTTTGTACCAAGCAGAGGGTTTCTCTTCTTTTTTTCCTTTCCTGTTGGCTTATATGATTTTATTCATGCCCACTCTAGCCCTTGTCAATTCGATCTCCTTTAATCAAATGAAAAATCCTGAAAAGGAGTTTTCGGTCGTGAGAGTTTGGGGTACGATAGGATGGATCACAGCAGGGTTTTTGATTAGCTTTTTAGGCTGGGACAGTCAAAGTGGATTACAGGAAGGTCTATTGAAATTTACTTGGGTGATGGCAGGAACCTTGTCATTTGCCTTGGGATTGTTTAGTTTTTTTCTTCCTAAAACTCCGCCAAAAGCAAAATCCAGCGGTGAATTCAATATTCGGGAGTCTACAGGAGTGGAGGCTTTATCCTTGCTAAAAGACAAGAATTTCGCAATATTTTTTCTTTCCTCCATTCTTATCTGTATTCCATTAGCATTCTATTATCAGAATACTAGCCCTTTTCTGACGGAGATAGGATTAGAAAATTCAACTGGAAAAATGGCCTTAGGTCAAGTGTCTGAAGTCCTCTTTATGCTGGCACTTCCCATCTTCTTTTCCCGCTTTGGAGTAAAGAAAACTTTGATCGTGGCAATGGCTGCGTGGGCCATACGGTATGCCTTATTTGCCTTTGGAGATGTCAATGAAGGCGCTTGGATGCTTTTGGTAGGAATAGGTTTACATGGGATATGTTATGATTTCTTTTTCGTCAGTGGTCAGATTTATACCGATTCACATGCTGGTGAAAAATATAAGTCCTCAGCTCAAGGAATGATCACTTTGGCAACCTACGGTATTGGGATGTTAATAGGCTTTTGGGCAGCAGGAATCATTTCCAATTACTATACGGATTTGACTGGTCATCACATTTGGAAGTCAATTTGGTTGATTCCTTCTGGTATTTCCGTTTTGGTTTTGCTATTTTTCATATCTCTTTTTAAAGAGGAAAAAAAAATCTCTCCCAATTAA
- a CDS encoding Gfo/Idh/MocA family protein gives MSKTKKLKLGLVGGGPGSFIGAIHLNGALMDGMFELAAGAFSSNPEKSRIRGEELMLPSERVYDSYDEMFEKELQLPESERIDVVCIVTPNNVHLDPTLKALKAGFHVALDKPLTLNYTEAKELYHAVQKSDKLFLLTHTYSGYPMIKQAKQMIANGEIGKVRKVYVEYPQGWLWKLLETENNKQAAWRTDPTKNGLAGCMGDIGTHAFHMAEYITGEKVSQICADLYIKVEGRPIDDDGVVLMRFENGASGVLMASQTDTGAENNLKVRVYGEKGGLEWEQELNNSLTVRWPEGPDQIYRAGTGYLGSLANENTRTPAGHPEGYVEAFANLYRNFARCIYAERNGEKPKEEWLDFPGVEDGIRGMAFIDHVLKSNKSEQKWTPFIVEK, from the coding sequence ATGTCTAAAACAAAAAAATTAAAACTGGGACTAGTCGGCGGAGGTCCAGGATCATTTATAGGAGCCATTCACCTTAATGGAGCATTAATGGATGGTATGTTTGAGTTAGCGGCCGGTGCTTTTAGCTCTAATCCAGAAAAATCAAGAATCAGGGGTGAGGAACTTATGCTCCCTTCCGAACGAGTTTATGACAGTTATGACGAAATGTTTGAAAAGGAACTACAACTTCCTGAGTCAGAAAGAATAGATGTAGTCTGTATTGTCACTCCAAATAATGTACACCTTGACCCAACTCTGAAAGCATTGAAAGCTGGCTTTCATGTAGCATTAGATAAGCCTCTTACCCTCAATTACACAGAAGCTAAAGAGCTTTACCATGCTGTTCAGAAATCAGACAAGCTATTTCTCTTAACTCATACCTATTCTGGGTACCCGATGATCAAGCAAGCCAAGCAAATGATTGCCAATGGTGAAATCGGAAAAGTTAGAAAAGTTTATGTTGAATACCCGCAAGGCTGGCTTTGGAAGCTACTAGAAACCGAAAATAACAAGCAGGCTGCCTGGAGAACTGATCCAACAAAAAATGGATTGGCAGGTTGTATGGGTGATATTGGAACCCACGCTTTCCATATGGCTGAATACATCACTGGAGAGAAAGTAAGCCAAATTTGTGCAGATCTTTATATAAAAGTAGAAGGAAGGCCTATCGATGATGACGGGGTGGTCTTGATGCGATTTGAAAACGGAGCATCAGGAGTTTTAATGGCATCACAAACAGACACAGGCGCAGAAAACAACCTGAAAGTTCGTGTGTATGGAGAAAAAGGAGGGCTGGAATGGGAACAAGAACTAAATAACAGTTTAACTGTCAGATGGCCTGAAGGTCCCGACCAAATTTATCGTGCTGGAACAGGATATTTAGGTTCTCTTGCTAATGAAAACACCAGAACTCCAGCAGGACACCCTGAAGGTTATGTGGAAGCATTTGCTAACCTGTATAGAAACTTTGCTAGATGCATCTACGCCGAAAGAAATGGGGAAAAGCCAAAAGAAGAATGGTTAGACTTTCCTGGTGTGGAAGACGGCATTCGAGGAATGGCATTTATTGACCATGTCTTGAAAAGTAATAAATCAGAACAAAAATGGACTCCATTTATTGTTGAAAAATAA
- a CDS encoding sugar phosphate isomerase/epimerase family protein codes for MKTIKGPAIFLAQFADDQAPFNNLENICKWVAGLGYKGVQIPTWDSRLIDLQKAAESKTYAEEIKGIVAEAGMEITELSTHLQGQLVAVHPAYNELFDGFAPAELKGNLQGKTDWARQQLMYAAKASQNMGLTAHATFSGALMWHTVYPWPQRPAGLVETGFTELAKRWTPILDEFDKNGVDVCYELHPGEDLHDGITFEMFLDKVNGHKRANILYDPSHFVLQCLDYLEFIDFYHERIRMFHVKDAEFNPTGKQGVYGGFQGWVERAGRFRSLGDGQVDFAGIFSKLSQYDFDGWAVLEWECALKHPEQGAAEGAPFIDSHIIRVTEKAFDDFAGVGADEAFNKKVLGI; via the coding sequence ATGAAAACTATTAAAGGCCCTGCTATATTTCTAGCTCAATTTGCTGATGATCAAGCTCCATTTAACAATCTTGAAAATATTTGTAAATGGGTAGCTGGTCTTGGATACAAAGGGGTACAAATCCCAACCTGGGACAGTAGGTTAATTGATTTACAAAAAGCAGCAGAAAGTAAAACCTATGCTGAGGAAATAAAAGGAATCGTTGCAGAGGCAGGTATGGAGATTACTGAACTATCCACTCACCTTCAAGGTCAGTTAGTGGCGGTACATCCAGCTTACAACGAATTATTTGATGGTTTTGCACCTGCAGAACTCAAAGGAAACCTTCAGGGCAAAACTGATTGGGCAAGACAGCAATTAATGTATGCTGCAAAAGCTTCACAAAACATGGGGCTTACCGCGCATGCGACCTTTAGTGGTGCTTTGATGTGGCACACAGTTTATCCTTGGCCTCAAAGGCCTGCCGGATTGGTAGAGACTGGATTTACCGAACTTGCTAAGAGATGGACTCCAATATTGGACGAGTTTGATAAAAATGGCGTGGATGTTTGCTATGAACTTCACCCTGGAGAGGATTTGCATGACGGAATCACTTTCGAAATGTTCCTTGACAAGGTGAATGGTCATAAAAGAGCAAATATTCTTTATGATCCAAGTCACTTTGTATTGCAATGTCTTGACTACCTTGAATTCATTGATTTCTATCATGAAAGAATCAGAATGTTCCATGTCAAAGATGCTGAATTCAACCCAACAGGAAAGCAAGGCGTTTATGGCGGATTCCAAGGCTGGGTAGAAAGAGCTGGTCGTTTCCGTTCTTTAGGAGATGGACAGGTTGATTTCGCAGGAATATTCAGCAAACTTTCTCAGTACGATTTTGATGGATGGGCCGTTTTAGAATGGGAGTGCGCATTGAAGCACCCAGAGCAAGGAGCTGCAGAAGGCGCTCCATTTATCGATTCGCACATCATTAGAGTTACAGAGAAAGCATTTGATGATTTTGCCGGTGTGGGAGCTGACGAAGCTTTCAACAAAAAAGTATTAGGAATTTAA
- a CDS encoding c-type cytochrome, translated as MKITKPLNLGLAALAGLAFACGGGEKSTETTTTPAVESTPAEPAQEMSLEEKYKDDPIYIKGLAKLKTSDCTTCHMVERKIVGPSYADVAAKYESTEENIEKLAQKVIEGGVGVWGEVPMPPHPTLSMEDAKDMVAYVLLLK; from the coding sequence ATGAAAATCACAAAACCGTTAAACCTAGGTCTTGCTGCTTTGGCAGGACTTGCGTTCGCTTGTGGAGGAGGAGAAAAATCCACTGAAACTACTACTACCCCAGCAGTGGAGTCTACTCCAGCTGAACCAGCACAGGAAATGAGCCTTGAAGAAAAATACAAGGATGATCCTATCTACATCAAAGGTCTAGCAAAATTAAAGACCTCTGATTGTACTACCTGCCATATGGTGGAAAGAAAGATCGTGGGACCTTCTTATGCTGACGTTGCAGCCAAATATGAAAGTACCGAGGAGAACATTGAGAAATTGGCTCAGAAAGTAATCGAAGGTGGAGTTGGTGTATGGGGTGAAGTTCCAATGCCTCCACATCCTACTTTGAGCATGGAAGACGCGAAGGACATGGTTGCCTATGTTCTATTGTTGAAATAA
- a CDS encoding 3-keto-disaccharide hydrolase, protein MKKKYLALAAFASLLAACSAEKTAEQATEEPTEVTQKQEEFTPLFEGNTFAGWHKYGGGEVGKAWKIEDGTVYLDAKNKDGWQTGDGGDIVTDEEFENFHLKYDWKIAENGNSGVIFFVQEAPEYPYSWHTGMEMQVLDNEGHPDAKIISHRAGDLYDLIVSSEETVKPWGEWNHAEIIADQGNLKLRLNGVTVVETELWTPEWEALIADSKFKDMPGFGTFKKGKIALQDHGDLVYFKNVEIKKL, encoded by the coding sequence ATGAAGAAAAAGTATTTAGCCTTAGCCGCTTTTGCCAGTTTACTTGCAGCATGTTCTGCTGAGAAAACCGCTGAGCAGGCAACAGAAGAGCCCACAGAAGTTACCCAGAAACAAGAAGAATTTACTCCTTTATTCGAAGGAAATACATTTGCCGGATGGCATAAGTATGGAGGCGGAGAAGTAGGTAAAGCTTGGAAAATCGAAGATGGCACAGTTTACTTGGATGCCAAAAACAAAGATGGATGGCAAACAGGTGACGGTGGTGATATTGTCACTGATGAAGAATTTGAAAACTTCCACCTGAAGTATGACTGGAAAATTGCAGAAAATGGAAACAGCGGTGTGATTTTCTTTGTTCAGGAAGCTCCAGAATACCCGTATTCTTGGCATACAGGCATGGAAATGCAGGTTCTTGACAATGAAGGTCATCCTGACGCTAAAATCATTAGCCACAGAGCTGGGGATTTGTATGACTTGATCGTGAGCAGCGAAGAAACCGTAAAACCTTGGGGCGAATGGAATCATGCTGAAATCATTGCTGATCAAGGCAACCTAAAATTAAGACTAAATGGTGTCACTGTGGTTGAAACTGAATTATGGACCCCTGAATGGGAAGCATTAATAGCAGACAGCAAATTCAAAGACATGCCAGGCTTTGGTACATTTAAGAAAGGGAAGATCGCCCTGCAAGACCATGGCGATTTAGTTTACTTTAAAAATGTAGAGATCAAAAAGCTCTAA
- a CDS encoding SH3 domain-containing protein: protein MPNPNSIFLAKLLIFFVFALQSINCQADVKDLQNADSLFQQRSYKEAMEIYRQNYQEGIYSPAMLLKMSFIAEGIGDKENATLYLSKYYDLNPNSQTITKIKSLTGQSDLVGYEVSDAARFMLFLIEYQEIIVGSLALFLVISIIMIWVRGKKNPESTFYWPTIFLIILIFAANNFLKAPNAALITQSPTMIVSKPSAGGELIDRVEPGHRVKIKSSKDIWYEVEWKDQVAYIKKDNVTRF from the coding sequence ATGCCAAACCCTAATTCAATCTTTCTTGCAAAACTTTTGATATTTTTTGTCTTTGCTTTGCAAAGCATTAATTGTCAGGCAGATGTGAAAGACCTTCAAAACGCAGATTCTTTGTTTCAGCAGCGAAGTTACAAGGAAGCAATGGAAATTTACCGTCAAAACTACCAAGAAGGGATTTATTCTCCCGCCATGTTACTCAAAATGTCCTTCATTGCAGAGGGTATTGGAGATAAGGAAAATGCTACCTTATACCTGAGTAAATATTACGATTTGAATCCTAATTCTCAGACAATTACCAAGATAAAAAGCTTGACTGGGCAGAGTGATTTGGTAGGGTATGAAGTGAGTGATGCAGCGAGATTTATGTTGTTTCTGATAGAATATCAGGAAATAATCGTCGGTTCCTTAGCATTATTTTTAGTGATATCGATTATCATGATTTGGGTAAGAGGTAAGAAAAATCCGGAGTCAACGTTTTATTGGCCGACGATATTTTTAATCATTTTGATATTTGCAGCTAATAATTTTCTCAAAGCACCTAATGCAGCATTGATTACTCAAAGCCCCACCATGATCGTATCAAAACCTTCGGCAGGAGGAGAGCTTATTGATCGAGTGGAGCCAGGACATCGAGTTAAAATTAAATCCAGTAAAGATATCTGGTATGAGGTAGAGTGGAAGGATCAAGTAGCCTACATTAAAAAGGATAACGTGACCAGGTTCTAA